In Grus americana isolate bGruAme1 chromosome 28, bGruAme1.mat, whole genome shotgun sequence, a single window of DNA contains:
- the LOC129197371 gene encoding nuclear receptor ROR-beta-like, giving the protein MRAQIEVIPCKICGDKSSGIHYGVITCEGCKGFFRRSQQNNASYSCSRQRNCLIDRTNRNRCQHCRLQKCLALGMSRDAVKFGRMSKKQRDSLYAEVQKHQQSQEQSGGTKDEPEPLSRIYTTSVSSGLSDLDDISTLSDGLLFDFPLTPDGSSTYYNLDLLASAQPSPDQSSLDVADATLIKQESIYELMLEPALFAHGALEGGQLAADISVLEIDRVAQNVVKSHLETCQYTTEELKRLVWSLYSPEEVRALQSKSCEAMWQQCSLQISNAIQYVVEFAKRIDGFMELCQNDQIILLKAGCLEVLLIRMIRAFNPLNNTVLFEGKFGGVQMFKSLGCDDLIGAVFELGRTLCRLQLSDEELALFTAAVLLSPDRPWLTESKKVQKLQDKIYVALQHEIQKKHSAEDKLSKMVSKLPLMKTICNLHLDKLEFFRLLHPETAMNFPPLYKEVFNSELQYSDPRES; this is encoded by the exons ATGCGAG CCCAAATCGAAGTGATCCCATGCAAAATCTGCGGAGACAAGTCCTCCGGGATCCACTATGGCGTTATCACCTGCGAAGGCTGCAAG GGTTTTTTTCGGAGGAGCCAGCAGAACAACGCCAGCTACTCCTGCTCCCGGCAGAGGAACTGCCTGATCGACCGCACCAACCGCAACCGCTGCCAGCACTGCCGCCTGCAGAAATGCCTGGCGCTGGGCATGTCCCGCGATG CGGTGAAGTTCGGCCGCATGTCGAAGAAGCAGCGGGACAGCCTCTACGCCGAGGTGCAGAAgcaccagcagagccaggagcagagcGGCGGCACCAAGGACGAGCCCGAGCCCCTGAGCCGCATCTACACCACCAGCGTCAGCAGCGGGCTCTCGGACCTGGACGACATCTCCACGCTGTCGGACGGGCTCCTCTTCGACTTCCCCCTCACCCCCGATGGCAGCAGCACCTACTACAACCTCGACCTGCTCGCCTCGGCGCAGCCCTCGCCTGACCAGTCCAGCCTGGACGTGGCCGACGCCACGCTCATCAAGCAGGAGTCCATCTACGAGCTGATGCTGGAGCCAGCCCTGTTCGCGCACGGCGCGCTGGAGGGCGGCCAGCTGGCTGCCGACATCTCCGTCCTCGAGATCG ACCGGGTGGCCCAGAACGTGGTGAAGTCACACCTGGAGACGTGCCAGTACACGACGGAGGAGCTCAAGCGCCTGGTGTGGAGCCTCTACTCCCCCGAGGAGGTCCGCGCCCTGCAGAGCAAG agctgcgaGGCCATGTGGCAGCAGTGCTCGCTGCAGATCTCCAACGCCATCCAGTACGTGGTGGAGTTCGCCAAGCGCATCGACGGCTTCATGGAGCTCTGCCAGAACGACCAAATCATCCTCCTGAAAGCCG GTTGCCTCGAGGTGCTCCTAATCCGCATGATCCGCGCGTTCAACCCCTTGAACAACACCGTCCTCTTCGAGGGGAAGTTCGGCGGCGTGCAGATGTTCAAGTCGCTCG GCTGCGATGACCTCATCGGCGCCGTCTTCGAGCTGGGCAGGACCCTGTGCCGCCTGCAGCTGTCGGACGAGGAGCTTGCTCTCTTCACCGCCGCCGTCCTGCTCTCCCCGG ATCGCCCTTGGCTGACGGAGTCCAAGAAGGTGCAGAAGCTCCAGGACAAGATCTATGTGGCCCTGCAGCACGAGATCCAGAAGAAACACTCCGCCGAGGACAAACTCTCGAAG ATGGTTTCCAAGCTGCCCTTGATGAAAACCATTTGCAACCTGCACTTGGACAAGCTGGAGTTTTTCCGTCTCCTGCACCCAGAGACCGCCATGAACTTCCCACCGCTCTACAAGGAGGTCTTCAACTCAGAGCTTCAGTACAGCGACCCACGGGAGAGCTAA
- the SCAMP4 gene encoding secretory carrier-associated membrane protein 4: MAEKVNNFPPLPKFIPLKPCFYQNFADEIPIDYQSLVKRIYHVWIFYCITLVVNIIACLAWWIGGGYGVNFGLAILWLILFSPCGYVCWFRPAYKAFRSDSSFNFMAFFFIFGAQFILAILQAIGFSGWGACGWLAAITFFSTNVAAAVFMLFPAIMFTMSAVAMLICILRVHKIYRGAGGSFQKAQDEWNSGTWRNPPSREAQYSNFSGNSLPEYPTVPNYPPGNQWP, encoded by the exons ATGGCAG AAAAGGTGAATAACTTCCCGCCGCTCCCCAAGTTTATCCCTCTGAAACCATGTTTCTACCAGAATTTTGCTGATGAAATTCCCATTGATTATCAGTCTCTGGTGAAGAGAATCTACCACGTATGGATCT TTTACTGCATCACACTGGTAGTGAATATAATTGCGTGCCTAGCATGGTGGATCGGAGGAGGCTATGGGGTCAATTTTGGTTTGGCCATTCTCTGGCTTATCCTCTTCAGTCCCTGCGGCTACGTCTGCTGGTTCCGACCTGCGTACAAAGCCTTTCG GTCGGACAGCTCGTTTAATTTTATGgcctttttcttcatctttggtGCACAGTTTATTCTCGCGATCCTGCAGGCGATTGGTTTCTCTGGATGGGGAGCTTG cGGATGGTTGGCAGCCATTACTTTCTTTAGCACCAATGTTGCAGCTGCCGTGTTCATGCTGTTTCCTGCCATTATGTTTACAATGTCAGCGGTCGCAATGCTCATCTGCATTTTAAGG GTACATAAAATCTACCGAGGGGCTGGTGGAAGCTTTCAGAAAGCTCAGGACGAGTGGAACAGCGGCACGTGGAGGAATCCCCCCAGCAGGGAGGCCCAGTACAGCAACTTTTCTGGGAACAGCCTGCCAGAGTATCCCACAGTGCCCAACTATCCCCCTGGAAACCAATGGCCTTAA